DNA from Roseomonas gilardii subsp. gilardii:
GTCGCTCAGCTCGGGGGAACCAAAGCCGCTCCCCGAAACGGGGGAACGGGATGCCAGGGGTTTTCCCCCAAACGGGGGAAAAGGGCCCACTGGCAATGCGGGCGCGTGGGGACGCACGCCGCCGAGCGTGCTATGGGCGCAGGTAGCCATGATCCGGTTGCCTCATGCTTCCGGGTTGCGGTCAGGCCGGGCGCAGAGTTCCTACCTCTCGCTCGGCCGTTTTGCTTGTGGCTTTGCCTCAAGCTGGTAACATCGCTACCAAGCGGGCTCACCGCAGTCAACAAGTTGGTAACGGTGTTACTCATGAGCATGGACGCGGCCCAATGCCGCATGGCGCGAGCTGCACTTCAGCTTGGAGTGCGTGAGGCCGCAGCCCTGGCCTCGGTGTCCCCAAACACCATCGCCCGTCTCGAACGCGGCGAAAGCCTCTACGCCCGCACGGTGGACGCTATCAGGACTGCCCTCGAAGGGGCCGGCGTCGAGTTCATCCCCGAGAACGGTGGCGGGGCTGGGGTGAGGCTGCGCAAGACGGACGCGCCATCGTGAGTGGGGCGGGACGTTCCCTGCCCCGGCGCCGATCTCCTGTCCGCAGGATGCATGATCCCCTTCTTAGCCGCCTGGCATTTCTTCGGATCACTTCCCGCCGGTATCCCCTCATGGCGGGCTTCCATGACGAGAAGACCGGCAACGGCACGGCCTTCGGGCAGGTGGGAAGACAAGGCCCCTGGATGTGGGAACGCACCATCCGGGCCGGACAGTGGTCTGGCCCGTGGCGTCGCATCCGCTGGCGAGACGAGGCCAGGGGTTAATGCTGTTGGCAGCTCCGAATGCTGCCGACAGCATGACATTCTCACCGCGACGATCGAACCGCGATCGGTACCTCAACCAGCGGCCGGAGAACTTCGAGGCGGTTGGGATAGGCAGCTGGCTAAGGAGGCTTAGGCAGCGAATCTGTTCATGTCGCTAGCACCACCGCCAAACCACTGAGACGATTCTGGCTACTTCTGCTCGGGCACGTTACCTGTAGGCGGTAACGTGCTGCTGCCGAGGATGCGATACACAGAGGCCCTGCCCATCCCCAGGCGACGCGCAATGTCCACCGGCCGCACCCCTTCAGTCTTGAGCCGCATCACTTCGGCCGCCTGCCGCTGCGCAGTCGGGGCGCGGCCCTGGTACTTCCCTTCCGCCTTGGCTTTGGCGATACCCTCGCGCTGGCGTTCCAGCATCAATCCGCGCTCGAACTCCGCCACCGCCCCCAGCATGGTCAGCATCAGGCGCCCAGTGGGGGTGCGCGTGTCCACCTCCTGTCCCCCCATGGACAGGACCCGCAGCGCCGCCCCCGCCGCTTCGATGCGGGCCACCAGGGCCAGAAGATCGGCCACCGAGCGGGCGAGGCGGTCAGGCTTCGTGACCACCAGCGTGTCCCCGGCCCGGAGCTGCGCCAGCGCCGCGTCGAGTTGGGGCCGGGCCGCCACCGACGACACGCGCTCGGACAGGATGCGTTCGCAGCCGGCGGCGCGCAGATCGCGATCCTGTCCTTCCAGCCCGGCGAGTTGTTCCACGGTGGAGGTGCGGGCGTAACCGATCTGCATGGCGGCAAACTGTCTCATAGGGTCTATAACGTCCTAAGGGGCAATTGTCCCAAAATGCAAGAGCAATTCGTACGAGACACTTTGGGGCGCTTCTCGGGGACGGCGTGAGACGCCTCAATAGACCAGGCTCTATTTAGACACTCGTGCTGGATCGGGCTGGCACAGGGAGCCTTGATCCGCTGGCGGTGCCCTACCGGGGCCGGACGGGCAGCAGGAGGAC
Protein-coding regions in this window:
- a CDS encoding transcriptional regulator, translating into MARAALQLGVREAAALASVSPNTIARLERGESLYARTVDAIRTALEGAGVEFIPENGGGAGVRLRKTDAPS
- a CDS encoding recombinase family protein, with the protein product MQIGYARTSTVEQLAGLEGQDRDLRAAGCERILSERVSSVAARPQLDAALAQLRAGDTLVVTKPDRLARSVADLLALVARIEAAGAALRVLSMGGQEVDTRTPTGRLMLTMLGAVAEFERGLMLERQREGIAKAKAEGKYQGRAPTAQRQAAEVMRLKTEGVRPVDIARRLGMGRASVYRILGSSTLPPTGNVPEQK